A part of Vulpes vulpes isolate BD-2025 chromosome 15, VulVul3, whole genome shotgun sequence genomic DNA contains:
- the LOC112917602 gene encoding glyceraldehyde-3-phosphate dehydrogenase-like translates to MVKVGVNRFGRIGHLVTRAAFNSGEVDIVAINDPFIDINSMVYMFQYDSTHGKFHGTVKAENGNLPRGWPEHQPCFTGATKAVGKAIPELKVKLIGIAFHVPTPNVSVVDLTCCLEKAAKYDDIKKVVKQASDGPLEGILGYTEDQVVSWNFNSDTHSSTFNARAGIALNDHFVKLISWYDNEFGYSNQVVDLMVHMASKE, encoded by the exons ATGGTGAAGGTCGGAGTGAACAGATTTGGCCGAATTGGGcacctggtcaccagggctgcttttaactctggtGAAGTGGATATTGTcgccatcaatgaccccttcattgacATTAACTCcatggtgtacatgttccagtatgattctacccatGGCAAATTCCACGGCACGGTCAAGGCTGAGAATGGGAATCTT CCGAGGGGCTGGCCAGAACATCAACCCTGCTTCACTGGTGCcaccaaggctgtgggcaaggcCATCCCTGAGCTGAAAGTGAAGCTCATTGGCATAGCCTTCcatgtccccacccccaatgtgtcagttgtggatctgacctgctgcctggagaaagctgccaaatatgacgACATCAAGAAGGTGGTGAAGCAGGCATCGGATGGCCCCCTCGagggcatcctgggctacactgaggaccaggttgtctcctggaacttcaacagtgacacccactcttccaccttcaaTGCCagggctggcattgccctcaatgaccactttgtcaagctcatttcctggtatgacaatgaatttggcTACAGCAACCAAgtggtggacctcatggtccatatggcctccaaggagtaa